The proteins below come from a single Maylandia zebra isolate NMK-2024a linkage group LG23, Mzebra_GT3a, whole genome shotgun sequence genomic window:
- the rorca gene encoding RAR-related orphan receptor C a isoform X2: MYSCSRQRNCLIDRTNRNRCQHCRLQKCLALGMSRDAVKFGRMSKKQRDSLYAEVQKHQQSQECRGIGSREEKSDTADHGRTYRRGSSATLSDLDDITTLPEGLLFDLPLTPDDGGGDYCNLDMMGGSAGSGSSSQSSPEQTSLDFGDGNHSIKHEYQLLHDSGLFSHAIFNPLPDGCSLLEIERVAQNVVKSHIETNQYTSEELKRMAWTLYSPEETRSYQTKSAEAIWQQCAVHITNAIQYVVEFAKRISGFMDLCQNDQIILLKAGCMDVLLIRMCRAYNPINNTMLFDGKFSTPQLFKALGCDDLVNAVFDLAKSLSRIQMSDEEIALFSAAVLLSPDRPWLTDVQKIQKLQEKVYVALQRCLQRQGTSEEKLAKMVSKLPTMRSICNLHIDKLEFFRLVHPETAYTFPPLYREVFGSELTFPDSTEG, encoded by the exons ATGTACTCGTGCTCGCGACAGAGGAACTGCCTAATCGACCGGACCAACCGTAACCGCTGTCAACACTGCAGGCTGCAGAAGTGTCTCGCTCTGGGCATGAGCCGCGATG CTGTAAAGTTTGGTCGAATGTCCAAAAAGCAGCGTGACAGCCTGTACGCAGAGGTCCAGAAGCACCAGCAGTCCCAGGAGTGCAGAGGGATTGGTTCCCGCGAGGAGAAGAGCGACACGGCTGACCATGGCCGTACCTACAGGAGAGGCTCCAGCGCCACGCTCAGCGATCTGGACGACATCACAACGCTGCCGGAGGGGCTGCTTTTTGACCTGCCGCTGACCCCGGACGATGGCGGAGGAGACTACTGTAACCTGGATATGATGGGAGGAAGTGCAGGCAGCGGCTCCTCCTCGCAGAGCTCCCCAGAGCAGACCAGCTTGGACTTTGGTGACGGAAACCACAGCATCAAGCATGAGTACCAGCTGCTGCATGACTCTGGACTCTTCTCACACGCCATCTTCAACCCGCTGCCTGACGGCTGCTCCCTGCTCGAGATAG AGCGCGTTGCCCAGAATGTGGTCAAGTCCCACATCGAGACGAACCAGTACACCTCGGAGGAGCTCAAGAGAATGGCGTGGACCTTGTACAGCCCAGAAGAGACCCGCTCATACCAGACCAAG TCAGCTGAGGCGATTTGGCAACAGTGTGCCGTTCACATCACCAATGCAATCCAGTATGTGGTGGAGTTTGCTAAGCGCATCTCTGGCTTCATGGACCTCTGTCAGAATGATCAGATTATCCTCCTCAAAGCAG GCTGCATGGACGTCCTGCTCATCCGCATGTGTCGGGCCTACAACCCCATCAATAATACAATGCTCTTTGATGGAAAATTCTCCACTCCTCAGCTTTTCAAAGCTCTTG GCTGTGACGACCTTGTGAATGCGGTGTTTGACTTGGCTAAAAGCCTGAGCCGTATACAGATGTCTGACGAGGAGATTGCTCTTTTCAGTGCTGCTGTGCTGCTCTCGCCAG ACCGACCCTGGCTGACGGATGTTCAGAAGATCCAGAAGTTGCAGGAGAAGGTTTACGTGGCTCTGCAGCGCTGCTTACAGCGACAGGGAACATCAGAGGAGAAACTGGCTAAG ATGGTGTCTAAGCTTCCCACGATGAGGTCCATTTGCAACCTTCACATTGACAAACTGGAGTTTTTCCGTCTGGTTCACCCAGAGACGGCGTATACGTTCCCTCCTCTGTATAGGGAGGTTTTTGGCAGTGAACTCACGTTCCCAGACTCCACAGAGGGCTAG
- the rorca gene encoding RAR-related orphan receptor C a isoform X1, which translates to MRAQIEVIPCKICGDKSSGIHYGVITCEGCKGFFRRSQQNNAMYSCSRQRNCLIDRTNRNRCQHCRLQKCLALGMSRDAVKFGRMSKKQRDSLYAEVQKHQQSQECRGIGSREEKSDTADHGRTYRRGSSATLSDLDDITTLPEGLLFDLPLTPDDGGGDYCNLDMMGGSAGSGSSSQSSPEQTSLDFGDGNHSIKHEYQLLHDSGLFSHAIFNPLPDGCSLLEIERVAQNVVKSHIETNQYTSEELKRMAWTLYSPEETRSYQTKSAEAIWQQCAVHITNAIQYVVEFAKRISGFMDLCQNDQIILLKAGCMDVLLIRMCRAYNPINNTMLFDGKFSTPQLFKALGCDDLVNAVFDLAKSLSRIQMSDEEIALFSAAVLLSPDRPWLTDVQKIQKLQEKVYVALQRCLQRQGTSEEKLAKMVSKLPTMRSICNLHIDKLEFFRLVHPETAYTFPPLYREVFGSELTFPDSTEG; encoded by the exons ATGAGAG CTCAAATAGAAGTCATTCCCTGTAAAATCTGTGGGGACAAATCATCAGGGATTCACTATGGTGTCATCACCTGTGAAGGCTGCAAG GGTTTCTTTCGGCGCAGCCAGCAGAACAATGCCATGTACTCGTGCTCGCGACAGAGGAACTGCCTAATCGACCGGACCAACCGTAACCGCTGTCAACACTGCAGGCTGCAGAAGTGTCTCGCTCTGGGCATGAGCCGCGATG CTGTAAAGTTTGGTCGAATGTCCAAAAAGCAGCGTGACAGCCTGTACGCAGAGGTCCAGAAGCACCAGCAGTCCCAGGAGTGCAGAGGGATTGGTTCCCGCGAGGAGAAGAGCGACACGGCTGACCATGGCCGTACCTACAGGAGAGGCTCCAGCGCCACGCTCAGCGATCTGGACGACATCACAACGCTGCCGGAGGGGCTGCTTTTTGACCTGCCGCTGACCCCGGACGATGGCGGAGGAGACTACTGTAACCTGGATATGATGGGAGGAAGTGCAGGCAGCGGCTCCTCCTCGCAGAGCTCCCCAGAGCAGACCAGCTTGGACTTTGGTGACGGAAACCACAGCATCAAGCATGAGTACCAGCTGCTGCATGACTCTGGACTCTTCTCACACGCCATCTTCAACCCGCTGCCTGACGGCTGCTCCCTGCTCGAGATAG AGCGCGTTGCCCAGAATGTGGTCAAGTCCCACATCGAGACGAACCAGTACACCTCGGAGGAGCTCAAGAGAATGGCGTGGACCTTGTACAGCCCAGAAGAGACCCGCTCATACCAGACCAAG TCAGCTGAGGCGATTTGGCAACAGTGTGCCGTTCACATCACCAATGCAATCCAGTATGTGGTGGAGTTTGCTAAGCGCATCTCTGGCTTCATGGACCTCTGTCAGAATGATCAGATTATCCTCCTCAAAGCAG GCTGCATGGACGTCCTGCTCATCCGCATGTGTCGGGCCTACAACCCCATCAATAATACAATGCTCTTTGATGGAAAATTCTCCACTCCTCAGCTTTTCAAAGCTCTTG GCTGTGACGACCTTGTGAATGCGGTGTTTGACTTGGCTAAAAGCCTGAGCCGTATACAGATGTCTGACGAGGAGATTGCTCTTTTCAGTGCTGCTGTGCTGCTCTCGCCAG ACCGACCCTGGCTGACGGATGTTCAGAAGATCCAGAAGTTGCAGGAGAAGGTTTACGTGGCTCTGCAGCGCTGCTTACAGCGACAGGGAACATCAGAGGAGAAACTGGCTAAG ATGGTGTCTAAGCTTCCCACGATGAGGTCCATTTGCAACCTTCACATTGACAAACTGGAGTTTTTCCGTCTGGTTCACCCAGAGACGGCGTATACGTTCCCTCCTCTGTATAGGGAGGTTTTTGGCAGTGAACTCACGTTCCCAGACTCCACAGAGGGCTAG